The proteins below are encoded in one region of Paenibacillus sp. YYML68:
- a CDS encoding Ppx/GppA phosphatase family protein, protein MSSNRRIGIIDIGSNSIRLAIYELLGRGYRVVSEFKESARLSGRVGADGVLGSTEIQATVRILLHFKRICSAHQVTEYRVVATAAIRNAANAQEIVDTLQRDSGLPVEILSGEDEARIGFIGMIHTMDLTEGLLIDIGGGSTEVSLFRERKLVRSVSFPFGAVNTTRRFAVEGEVQEEQLRQIREMVEQALEQEPWIREAKGLPLVGLGGGVRTLCKISQRRKKYSLQQTHNYVLQAAEMNELALWLPFLPSEKRKKVDGLSKDRHDIIIPGLVILQTVFETAGASHYVISGAGLRDGLFYETFGPEEPAGALSVAEHSSDNLLALHSTAPEAHLTQVVSTTLQLYDALADGLVHQYSDRTRLCLKIAAKLYRVGVSLQYYQYPKHSFHMIAHTRIDGFSHRETMLCALIASFKTKARTQQAMAPYRDIVEESDADLISKLGILVQLAAALDVSETQALQVTGAFAEDTCLHVRLKTQHDPSAEYREVEGLLKDFKKLWGLQLKLHEPSFSTS, encoded by the coding sequence ATGAGCAGCAACCGCAGAATCGGCATTATTGACATCGGCTCCAACTCGATTCGTCTGGCCATATACGAGCTTCTTGGGCGAGGCTATCGAGTCGTGAGCGAATTTAAGGAATCGGCGCGGTTGAGCGGCCGGGTCGGCGCGGACGGCGTGCTCGGCTCTACGGAAATACAAGCAACTGTTCGTATTCTGCTTCACTTCAAACGAATTTGCAGCGCCCATCAAGTTACCGAATACCGTGTCGTGGCAACGGCAGCGATCCGCAATGCAGCGAACGCTCAGGAAATCGTAGACACACTGCAGCGCGACAGCGGCTTGCCTGTTGAAATATTGTCCGGCGAGGACGAAGCGAGAATCGGATTTATCGGCATGATTCACACGATGGATCTAACAGAAGGTCTGCTTATCGATATCGGCGGCGGCAGCACGGAGGTGTCGCTATTCCGCGAGCGAAAGCTCGTTCGCAGCGTCTCCTTCCCGTTCGGAGCGGTGAATACGACACGCAGGTTCGCCGTAGAAGGAGAAGTCCAAGAGGAGCAGCTTCGCCAAATTCGCGAAATGGTCGAGCAGGCGCTCGAGCAGGAGCCGTGGATTCGCGAGGCGAAGGGCTTACCGCTCGTCGGCCTTGGCGGCGGCGTGCGCACGCTATGCAAGATCAGCCAGCGACGCAAGAAGTATTCGCTCCAGCAGACGCACAATTACGTGCTGCAGGCAGCGGAAATGAACGAGCTCGCCCTCTGGCTGCCCTTCCTGCCGAGCGAGAAGCGCAAGAAGGTGGACGGGCTATCTAAGGATCGGCACGACATCATTATTCCGGGCCTCGTCATCCTTCAGACCGTCTTTGAGACTGCCGGAGCGAGTCACTACGTCATCAGCGGAGCCGGACTTCGCGACGGACTGTTCTACGAGACGTTCGGCCCTGAGGAGCCCGCAGGCGCGCTCAGCGTAGCCGAGCACAGCTCGGACAACCTGCTTGCTCTGCACTCAACAGCTCCCGAAGCACACCTGACACAGGTTGTTAGCACGACGTTGCAGCTCTATGATGCGCTAGCGGATGGACTCGTCCATCAGTATTCCGATCGCACACGACTATGTCTGAAAATTGCAGCCAAGCTGTACCGCGTCGGCGTATCGCTGCAATACTACCAGTATCCGAAGCATTCATTCCATATGATCGCGCACACCCGTATCGACGGCTTCAGCCATCGGGAGACGATGCTCTGCGCCCTGATCGCCTCGTTCAAGACGAAGGCCCGCACCCAGCAGGCGATGGCCCCTTATCGGGATATCGTCGAGGAGTCGGACGCTGATCTCATATCGAAGCTTGGCATCCTGGTGCAGCTTGCAGCAGCGCTTGATGTGAGCGAGACGCAAGCGTTGCAGGTGACAGGTGCCTTCGCGGAAGACACCTGTCTGCACGTACGTCTGAAGACACAGCACGACCCCTCTGCAGAATACAGAGAGGTCGAGGGGCTGCTTAAAGATTTCAAGAAGCTATGGGGATTGCAGCTTAAGCTTCATGAGCCGTCGTTTTCCACGAGCTGA
- the citZ gene encoding citrate synthase, with translation MTATKGLEGIVATTSSISSIIDGVLTYRGINIDELAEHATFEEVVYLLWYGKLPNRSELSKLIQDLNDNASVPAEVLEQIKLYPKDVNTMAALRTAISSLALYDAEANDMSDESNLRKAIKLQAQLPTIVAAFDRIRKGLEPIAPKAGAGIAENFLYMLTGNAPDKIAIQAMDKALVLHADHELNASTFAARVTVATLSDIYSGVTSAIGALKGPLHGGANEAVMAMLEEIGTADNVESYISNALANKVKIMGFGHRVYKNGDPRAKHLQVMSQELGKLTGNMNWYDMSVQIEEMVTGQKGLKPNVDFYSASVYTSLEIPRDLFTPIFAISRTSGWTAHILEQYENNRLIRPRAEYTGPSQQAYVPIDNR, from the coding sequence TTGACTGCTACCAAAGGTTTGGAAGGAATTGTAGCAACAACGTCTTCCATAAGCTCCATCATCGACGGGGTTTTGACGTATCGCGGAATTAACATCGACGAGCTCGCCGAGCATGCCACGTTCGAAGAGGTTGTATACTTGTTATGGTACGGCAAGCTGCCTAATCGCTCCGAGCTGAGCAAGCTGATCCAGGATTTGAACGATAACGCGTCTGTACCTGCAGAGGTACTTGAGCAGATCAAGCTGTATCCGAAGGACGTTAACACGATGGCGGCGCTGCGTACAGCTATCTCCAGTCTGGCGCTGTACGATGCCGAAGCTAACGACATGAGCGACGAGTCGAACCTTCGCAAGGCGATTAAGCTTCAGGCGCAGCTTCCTACGATTGTTGCCGCTTTCGATCGCATCCGCAAAGGTCTTGAGCCGATCGCACCGAAGGCTGGCGCTGGTATCGCTGAGAACTTCCTGTACATGCTGACAGGCAACGCACCTGATAAAATTGCGATTCAAGCTATGGACAAGGCGCTTGTGCTTCATGCTGACCATGAGCTGAACGCTTCCACCTTCGCAGCTCGTGTAACGGTTGCAACGCTCTCCGATATTTATTCGGGCGTAACATCGGCAATTGGCGCGCTGAAGGGACCTCTGCACGGCGGAGCGAACGAAGCGGTTATGGCGATGCTCGAAGAAATCGGCACAGCCGATAACGTCGAGAGCTACATCTCCAACGCGCTGGCTAACAAAGTGAAAATCATGGGCTTCGGTCACCGCGTCTACAAGAATGGCGATCCGCGTGCGAAGCACCTTCAAGTGATGTCCCAGGAGCTCGGTAAGCTGACAGGCAACATGAACTGGTATGACATGTCTGTTCAGATCGAGGAAATGGTAACTGGACAAAAGGGATTGAAGCCTAACGTAGACTTCTACTCCGCTTCGGTGTACACTTCTCTAGAGATCCCGCGCGATCTGTTTACGCCGATCTTCGCGATCAGCCGTACATCCGGATGGACGGCTCACATTCTCGAGCAGTACGAGAACAACCGCCTGATCCGCCCGCGTGCGGAGTACACAGGTCCGTCCCAGCAAGCTTACGTTCCGATCGACAACCGTTAA
- the icd gene encoding NADP-dependent isocitrate dehydrogenase: MAQFEQYALPTEGERITIENGKLNVPNNPIIPFIEGDGTGPDIWAASKRVLDAAVEKAYNGEKKIAWYEVFAGEKAFNQYNNWLPADTLTAIREYIVAIKGPLTTPIGGGIRSLNVALRQELDLYVCSRPVRYFKGVPSPVKRPELVDMVIFRENTEDIYAGIEWAAGSDEVKKVLAFFQNEMGVKKIRFPETSGIGIKPVSSEGSKRLIRAAIEYAIQHSRKSVTLVHKGNIMKFTEGAFKNWGYELAEEEFGDKTFTWAQYDKIKEEQGTDAANAAQKAAEAEGKIIVKDAIADIALQQVLTRPTDFDVIATLNLNGDYLSDALAAQVGGIGIAPGANINYVTGHAIFEATHGTAPKYAGLDVVNPGSVILSGVMMLEHLGWLEAAELIYKGMEASINNKTVTYDFARLMEGATEIKCSQFADEIIKNF; the protein is encoded by the coding sequence ATGGCACAATTCGAGCAATACGCATTGCCGACTGAGGGCGAGCGCATCACAATTGAGAATGGCAAGCTGAACGTTCCGAACAATCCGATCATCCCTTTCATCGAGGGCGATGGTACAGGTCCTGACATCTGGGCCGCTTCCAAGCGCGTGCTGGATGCAGCTGTAGAGAAGGCATACAACGGCGAGAAGAAGATCGCTTGGTACGAAGTATTCGCAGGTGAGAAGGCATTCAACCAGTACAACAACTGGCTGCCAGCTGATACATTGACAGCAATCCGCGAGTACATCGTTGCAATCAAGGGACCATTGACGACGCCAATCGGCGGCGGTATCCGTTCCCTGAACGTTGCGCTTCGCCAAGAGCTTGACCTGTACGTGTGCTCCCGTCCAGTTCGCTACTTCAAGGGCGTACCTTCCCCTGTTAAGCGTCCTGAGCTTGTGGACATGGTTATTTTCCGTGAGAACACAGAGGACATCTATGCAGGTATCGAGTGGGCTGCTGGCTCCGACGAAGTGAAGAAGGTTCTTGCATTCTTCCAGAACGAGATGGGCGTGAAGAAGATCCGCTTCCCAGAAACTTCAGGTATCGGTATTAAGCCAGTATCGTCCGAAGGCTCCAAGCGTCTGATCCGCGCTGCCATCGAGTATGCGATCCAGCATAGCCGTAAGAGCGTGACGCTTGTACACAAGGGCAACATCATGAAGTTCACTGAGGGCGCGTTCAAGAACTGGGGCTATGAGCTCGCTGAGGAAGAGTTCGGCGACAAGACGTTCACTTGGGCACAGTACGACAAGATCAAGGAAGAGCAAGGCACGGACGCTGCGAATGCAGCACAGAAGGCTGCTGAGGCTGAAGGTAAGATCATCGTGAAGGATGCCATCGCAGACATCGCGCTGCAGCAAGTATTGACGCGTCCTACAGACTTCGACGTCATCGCAACGTTGAACCTGAACGGCGACTACTTGTCCGATGCACTTGCAGCACAAGTTGGCGGTATCGGTATTGCACCAGGCGCGAACATTAACTACGTGACTGGACATGCGATTTTCGAAGCGACTCATGGTACAGCTCCGAAGTATGCAGGTCTTGACGTTGTTAACCCTGGTTCCGTTATTCTGTCCGGCGTTATGATGCTTGAGCACCTGGGCTGGCTGGAAGCGGCTGAGCTGATCTACAAAGGAATGGAAGCATCCATCAACAACAAGACGGTTACTTACGACTTCGCACGTCTGATGGAAGGCGCTACCGAAATCAAGTGCTCGCAGTTCGCTGACGAGATTATCAAAAACTTCTAA
- the mdh gene encoding malate dehydrogenase, with amino-acid sequence MAITRKKITVIGAGFTGATTALMLAQKELGDVVLLDIPQLENPTKGKALDILEASPVQGFDAHIIGTSSYDDSAHSDVVIITAGIARKPGMSRDDLVNTNAGIVTSVCDNIKKTSPNAIVIILSNPVDAMTYVAYKALGFPKNRVIGQSGVLDTSRYCTFIAQELNVSVEDVRGFVLGGHGDDMVPLVRYSNVGGIPIEKLIPADRIEAIVQRTRTGGGEIVNLLGNGSAYYAPAASIVQMTEAIVKDKKRLLPTIALLQGEYGYHDLFMGVPTLLGGNGIEKVFELELLPEEQAALDKSAESVRSVIRVITI; translated from the coding sequence GTGGCCATTACGCGTAAGAAAATAACGGTAATCGGAGCAGGCTTCACAGGTGCGACGACAGCGTTGATGCTAGCGCAGAAAGAGCTTGGCGACGTCGTGCTTCTCGATATTCCTCAGCTGGAAAACCCGACGAAGGGGAAGGCGCTCGATATACTTGAGGCTTCACCGGTTCAAGGCTTTGATGCTCATATTATCGGTACCTCCAGCTATGACGACTCCGCACATTCCGATGTGGTCATCATTACAGCGGGTATTGCACGTAAGCCTGGCATGAGCCGCGACGATCTTGTGAACACCAATGCCGGCATCGTGACCTCGGTATGCGACAATATTAAGAAAACGAGTCCGAATGCGATTGTCATTATTCTCAGCAATCCTGTGGACGCTATGACTTACGTAGCCTACAAGGCGCTCGGCTTTCCCAAAAATCGTGTCATCGGTCAATCCGGTGTCCTCGATACGTCGCGTTACTGTACATTTATCGCACAGGAGCTGAACGTATCGGTCGAGGACGTTCGCGGCTTCGTGCTGGGCGGGCATGGTGACGATATGGTGCCGCTCGTCCGTTATTCGAACGTCGGCGGTATTCCGATCGAGAAGCTGATCCCTGCCGATCGTATTGAGGCCATCGTACAACGAACCCGTACAGGCGGCGGGGAAATCGTGAATCTGCTCGGCAACGGCTCCGCCTACTATGCGCCGGCTGCTTCGATCGTACAGATGACTGAAGCGATTGTGAAGGATAAGAAGCGTCTGCTGCCGACCATCGCACTGCTGCAGGGCGAGTATGGCTACCACGATCTGTTCATGGGTGTACCGACACTACTGGGCGGCAACGGAATAGAGAAGGTGTTCGAGCTGGAGCTGCTTCCGGAGGAACAGGCGGCGCTTGACAAATCGGCTGAATCTGTACGAAGTGTCATTCGAGTGATTACGATCTGA
- the yfbR gene encoding 5'-deoxynucleotidase yields the protein MNNHFFAYMYRLRYIERWSLMRNMMKENVAEHSFHVAMLTHALCTIANVVFERNVPTDRIVSMALFHDATEVFTGDIPTPVKHHNDKILANFREIEQLAADRLLDMVPEPLRHVYEPLVDAKRNEEPSAAAYKAYVKAADLLDAYLKCVTELSAGNREFATAKKQIEQSMTQLSMPELEYFLEHMAPSFEKTIDEL from the coding sequence ATGAATAATCACTTTTTCGCGTATATGTATCGTCTTCGTTACATCGAGCGCTGGAGCCTGATGCGCAATATGATGAAGGAGAATGTGGCGGAGCACTCGTTCCATGTCGCCATGCTGACGCATGCGCTGTGCACGATCGCCAACGTTGTATTCGAGAGGAACGTGCCGACAGATCGGATTGTCAGCATGGCACTGTTCCACGATGCAACCGAGGTGTTCACCGGAGACATTCCGACGCCCGTCAAGCACCATAATGACAAAATATTAGCTAACTTCCGCGAGATCGAGCAGCTGGCCGCGGATCGGCTGCTTGATATGGTGCCAGAGCCGCTGCGACACGTGTATGAGCCGCTCGTTGACGCTAAGCGCAATGAGGAGCCCTCAGCCGCAGCATACAAGGCGTACGTGAAGGCCGCCGACCTGCTCGACGCTTACTTGAAATGCGTAACCGAGCTGTCCGCAGGGAACCGTGAGTTCGCCACAGCCAAGAAGCAGATCGAGCAGTCGATGACCCAGCTGAGCATGCCGGAGCTCGAGTACTTCCTCGAGCATATGGCGCCGAGCTTTGAGAAAACGATTGACGAGCTGTAA
- a CDS encoding fumarate hydratase: MAQPFQESIYKLIVETSTNLPADVREAIQEARKKEDAGTRSALSLSTIADNIRMAECNVSPICQDTGMPTFIVHTPVGVNQMELRKQIIEAVAQATKDSKLRTNSVDSLTGANSGDNIGPGTPVIHFEQWENSQIEVKLILKGGGCENKNIQYSLPTELEGLGKAGRDLDGIRKCIMHAVYQAQGQGCSAGFIGVGIGGDRTSGYELAKHQLFRAVDDVNPHEDLRKLEEYVMENANKLGIGTMGFGGQVSLLGCKVGVMNRLPASFFVSVAYNCWAFRRQGVLIDPQSGEITKWVYRRGDELPMSKDEPTEAAPAAEAQPERREIVLQTPISEEQIRQLRVGDVVIINGPMHTGRDALHKYLMDHDSPIDLNGAVIYHCGPVMAKDEQGGWVVKAAGPTTSIREEPYQGDIIKKFGIRAVIGKGGMGAKTLKALQEHGAVYLNAIGGAAQYYAECFKQVEGVDFLEFGIPEAMWHLQTEGFAAIVTMDSHGNSLHADVENDSRTKLAQFKDPVFV; this comes from the coding sequence ATGGCACAACCATTTCAAGAGAGCATCTATAAGCTGATTGTCGAGACGTCGACGAACCTTCCTGCTGACGTTCGCGAAGCGATTCAGGAAGCGAGAAAGAAGGAGGATGCGGGTACGCGCTCGGCGCTGTCGCTCTCCACGATTGCTGATAATATCCGCATGGCGGAGTGCAACGTATCGCCGATCTGTCAGGACACGGGGATGCCGACCTTCATCGTGCATACACCGGTTGGCGTGAACCAGATGGAGCTGCGGAAGCAGATCATTGAAGCGGTCGCACAAGCGACGAAGGACAGCAAGCTGCGGACGAACTCCGTTGATTCGTTGACAGGTGCGAACAGCGGCGACAATATCGGACCCGGAACGCCGGTCATTCACTTCGAGCAATGGGAGAACAGCCAGATCGAAGTGAAGCTCATTCTGAAGGGCGGCGGCTGTGAGAACAAGAACATCCAGTACAGCCTTCCTACGGAGCTCGAAGGACTGGGCAAGGCTGGACGTGACCTCGACGGCATCCGCAAGTGCATCATGCACGCTGTGTACCAGGCGCAAGGTCAAGGCTGCAGCGCGGGCTTCATCGGCGTCGGCATCGGCGGCGACCGGACGAGCGGCTACGAGCTCGCGAAGCATCAGCTGTTCCGTGCTGTGGACGATGTGAACCCGCATGAAGACCTTCGCAAGCTCGAGGAGTATGTGATGGAGAATGCGAACAAGCTCGGCATCGGGACGATGGGCTTCGGCGGTCAAGTGTCGCTGCTCGGCTGTAAGGTCGGCGTCATGAATCGTCTGCCAGCGAGCTTCTTCGTATCCGTCGCTTACAACTGCTGGGCGTTCCGTCGTCAAGGCGTGCTGATCGATCCGCAGTCTGGTGAGATCACGAAGTGGGTATACCGCCGCGGCGATGAGCTGCCGATGAGCAAGGACGAGCCGACAGAGGCTGCTCCAGCGGCTGAAGCACAACCGGAGCGCCGCGAGATCGTACTGCAGACGCCGATCTCCGAGGAGCAGATTCGTCAGCTGCGCGTAGGCGATGTCGTTATCATCAACGGACCGATGCATACGGGACGCGATGCACTGCACAAGTATTTGATGGACCACGATTCGCCGATCGACCTGAATGGTGCGGTTATTTACCATTGCGGTCCGGTCATGGCTAAGGATGAGCAGGGCGGCTGGGTAGTGAAGGCAGCAGGACCGACGACGAGTATTCGCGAGGAGCCTTACCAGGGCGACATTATTAAGAAGTTCGGCATTCGTGCGGTCATCGGTAAGGGAGGCATGGGCGCGAAGACGCTGAAGGCGCTTCAAGAGCATGGTGCGGTATATCTGAATGCAATCGGCGGCGCCGCTCAATATTACGCAGAGTGCTTCAAGCAGGTCGAAGGTGTCGACTTCCTCGAGTTCGGTATTCCAGAGGCGATGTGGCACCTGCAGACCGAAGGCTTCGCAGCAATCGTCACGATGGATTCGCACGGCAACAGCCTGCATGCGGACGTCGAGAACGATTCCCGTACGAAGCTGGCGCAATTCAAAGACCCGGTCTTCGTGTAA
- a CDS encoding bile acid:sodium symporter family protein has translation MSSMRQVGLRLNIQLEKYLFVLTPVSLILGFLLSEQSKGGVALVPYLFAFLTFVMATGCSWRQIKGALAMPGMIVLTFAITHIVAPAIAYAAGAAFFGADSPYVIGLVLLAIIPLGVSSVIWVSISKGHVPFTLAMIVIDTAISPFVIPAAMKLIFAEAIELDLAKVMADLLQIVVVPTVLGVIVNELSQQRFKDWSAPAFGPLSKVALCSVILINSAAIAEYVIELKHNMLTVVPLVAVLVFIFYLIGFVSSIGLRRPELMIAMTYSSGMRNISLGIVLGLAYFSPIAAIPVVIGILIQQPFATLNHAFLKRLMQTKLYKKITGIPAPEELR, from the coding sequence ATGTCTTCCATGAGACAGGTCGGACTCCGACTCAATATACAGCTTGAGAAATATTTATTCGTTCTGACCCCGGTATCGCTGATACTCGGGTTTCTTTTATCTGAACAGAGTAAGGGCGGCGTAGCGCTCGTCCCTTACCTGTTCGCCTTCCTCACCTTCGTGATGGCGACAGGCTGCAGCTGGAGGCAGATTAAGGGTGCCTTAGCGATGCCGGGCATGATCGTGCTGACGTTTGCCATTACGCATATTGTAGCGCCAGCGATCGCGTATGCGGCGGGTGCTGCTTTTTTCGGGGCAGATTCGCCTTATGTGATTGGTCTTGTGCTGTTAGCCATCATACCGCTTGGTGTCTCCTCTGTCATCTGGGTATCGATCTCGAAGGGGCATGTGCCGTTCACGCTTGCCATGATCGTCATCGATACGGCCATTAGCCCGTTCGTCATACCCGCTGCGATGAAGCTCATATTCGCGGAGGCGATTGAGCTTGATCTGGCGAAGGTGATGGCGGACTTGCTTCAGATTGTCGTCGTTCCTACCGTGCTCGGCGTTATCGTTAACGAGCTGTCGCAGCAGCGCTTCAAGGATTGGTCGGCGCCAGCGTTCGGCCCGCTGTCCAAGGTGGCGCTTTGTTCCGTCATTCTTATTAATTCCGCAGCTATTGCCGAGTATGTGATCGAGCTGAAGCACAATATGCTGACGGTCGTACCGCTTGTGGCGGTGCTGGTGTTCATCTTTTACCTCATTGGCTTCGTCAGCTCGATCGGACTGCGTCGTCCGGAGTTGATGATCGCGATGACGTATTCGTCAGGCATGCGCAACATTTCACTTGGGATTGTGCTGGGACTCGCCTATTTCAGCCCGATTGCGGCTATTCCAGTCGTCATCGGCATCTTGATTCAGCAGCCGTTCGCGACGTTGAATCATGCGTTCCTGAAGCGATTGATGCAGACGAAGCTTTACAAAAAAATTACTGGCATTCCAGCGCCCGAAGAGCTACGATAA
- the pnpS gene encoding two-component system histidine kinase PnpS, whose protein sequence is MNMFRARLTLIFIVLIGCSVLVAGIFMASMLRKSYMDSLTVSMERELHVIKSTTDWAYQGTEEQMYQYYSSKTALLRQSADTRITFIGVDGQVFGDSEHNPRTMDSHTEREEIVEARQYGIGYSTRFSNTINRNMLYVAVPVQKGSETIGFLRLAMSLVEVEKSIRNVWYVLLGGLAAVFLLAALISYRVAFSITRPIELVTKVAQQITDMNYKYRVSVNKKDEIGQLGNAINRMADSLQLQMNRIREDESRLKSVLENMISGVVMIDRDGQIVLLNRSAEEILGFSSQELLGKRFDQAKQQFEFTQLIQECIDSRSPLRDEMVFYYPTERILEIHMNPISQTEDDWSGMLIVLHDITAVRRLERMRSEFVANVSHELKTPIAAVKGFAETLLAGALNDKETAHSFLQIILDESERLNRLIGDILELSKIESKRIPLQFSPIHLESFVNNCLNVLNTQAASKDIELSMLVPEYIYMEADEDRLRQIMMNLLSNGINYTPEGGSVTVKVEHIMSGNDSGEGDWVRFTIVDTGIGIPRKDIPRIFERFYRVDKARSRGSGGTGLGLSIVKHLVELHQGNIRVESEVGVGSKFIIDMPLIHS, encoded by the coding sequence ATGAATATGTTTCGCGCCAGGCTTACTTTAATTTTCATCGTTCTGATAGGCTGCTCCGTATTGGTAGCAGGTATATTCATGGCCAGCATGCTGAGGAAGTCGTACATGGATTCCTTGACAGTCAGCATGGAGCGTGAGCTGCATGTGATTAAGTCCACAACTGACTGGGCCTATCAGGGGACTGAGGAGCAGATGTACCAATATTATTCGTCCAAGACGGCTCTGCTGAGGCAATCTGCAGACACACGTATTACGTTTATTGGGGTAGATGGCCAAGTGTTCGGAGATTCGGAGCATAATCCGCGTACGATGGATAGTCACACTGAGCGTGAAGAAATTGTAGAAGCCCGTCAGTATGGTATCGGGTATTCAACACGCTTCAGCAATACGATAAATCGCAATATGCTATATGTCGCGGTGCCGGTCCAGAAGGGTAGTGAGACAATAGGCTTCCTGCGCCTAGCGATGAGCCTTGTAGAGGTTGAGAAATCCATTCGGAACGTGTGGTATGTGCTGCTGGGGGGGCTCGCCGCTGTGTTCCTGCTGGCTGCACTGATCAGCTACAGAGTGGCCTTCAGCATTACGAGGCCGATCGAGCTCGTTACGAAGGTTGCCCAGCAAATTACCGACATGAACTATAAGTACCGTGTAAGTGTGAATAAGAAGGATGAGATTGGGCAACTCGGTAATGCGATTAATCGGATGGCTGACAGCCTGCAACTGCAGATGAATCGAATACGCGAGGATGAGAGTCGTCTGAAGAGCGTTCTGGAGAATATGATCAGCGGTGTTGTCATGATCGATCGTGATGGGCAGATCGTGCTTCTGAACCGCTCAGCAGAGGAGATACTCGGCTTCTCGTCACAGGAGCTGCTGGGCAAGCGATTCGACCAGGCGAAGCAGCAGTTCGAATTTACACAGCTTATTCAGGAGTGCATTGATTCTAGATCGCCGCTTCGTGATGAGATGGTGTTCTATTATCCGACGGAGCGTATATTGGAGATTCATATGAATCCGATCTCGCAAACAGAAGACGACTGGTCCGGCATGCTTATCGTGCTGCACGATATTACGGCGGTCCGGCGCCTTGAACGTATGCGTAGTGAATTCGTCGCGAATGTATCCCATGAACTGAAGACGCCGATCGCGGCGGTGAAGGGCTTCGCCGAGACGCTGCTCGCGGGAGCGCTTAACGATAAGGAGACGGCGCACTCGTTCCTGCAAATTATTCTTGATGAGAGTGAGCGCTTGAACCGACTCATCGGAGACATTCTGGAGCTGTCTAAAATCGAATCCAAGCGTATTCCGCTGCAGTTCTCACCTATTCATCTGGAGTCGTTCGTGAACAATTGTCTGAACGTACTCAATACGCAAGCAGCTTCCAAGGACATCGAGCTGTCAATGCTCGTACCGGAATACATATATATGGAAGCGGACGAAGACCGACTGCGTCAAATTATGATGAACCTGTTGTCCAACGGTATTAACTATACGCCAGAGGGCGGAAGTGTTACCGTGAAGGTCGAACACATTATGAGCGGCAACGATTCGGGAGAAGGGGATTGGGTTCGATTTACAATCGTAGATACGGGAATTGGTATTCCACGTAAAGACATACCGCGAATTTTCGAGCGATTCTACAGGGTGGACAAGGCACGCTCCAGAGGGTCAGGCGGAACCGGTCTAGGCTTATCGATTGTGAAGCATCTTGTCGAGCTGCATCAAGGGAATATTCGTGTGGAAAGTGAAGTAGGCGTAGGCTCGAAATTTATTATTGATATGCCGTTAATTCACTCTTAA
- a CDS encoding response regulator transcription factor → MPQKILVIEDEPTLARLLSYNLSQEGYETKVVDHGSDGLQAALQQQFDLIILDIMLPGMNGFEILSKLRQKGNRTPVIILTARNAEEEVVQGLKYGADDYITKPFGVAELLARVSAVLRRTMSEEGSSDKPSSGEKVITVGELLIYPEKYEVVLGGESIPLRPKEFEVLLYLVQRPGVVVTRDDLMNIVWGFDYIGGQRTVDVHVSSLRKKLEMNQESVQIESIRGVGYKLVTSPVKK, encoded by the coding sequence ATGCCACAAAAAATATTAGTTATTGAAGATGAGCCTACGTTAGCAAGATTGCTATCTTATAACTTGTCCCAAGAAGGCTATGAAACGAAGGTTGTGGACCACGGGAGTGACGGGCTGCAAGCAGCACTCCAGCAGCAATTCGATCTAATCATTCTTGATATAATGCTTCCGGGTATGAACGGCTTTGAGATTTTGTCCAAGCTTCGCCAGAAGGGGAATCGGACTCCGGTCATTATATTGACAGCGCGCAACGCGGAGGAAGAGGTCGTACAAGGTCTGAAGTACGGAGCTGACGATTATATTACGAAGCCGTTCGGCGTTGCGGAGCTGCTGGCGCGTGTATCGGCTGTACTTCGGAGAACGATGTCGGAGGAGGGCTCGTCGGATAAGCCTTCCAGCGGTGAGAAGGTCATTACGGTTGGCGAGCTGCTTATATATCCGGAGAAATATGAAGTCGTACTGGGCGGAGAATCAATTCCGCTCCGTCCGAAGGAGTTCGAGGTGCTGCTGTACTTGGTTCAGAGGCCGGGTGTTGTAGTGACAAGAGATGACCTGATGAACATCGTATGGGGCTTCGATTATATCGGTGGTCAGCGTACGGTGGATGTTCATGTCAGCTCACTTCGCAAGAAGCTGGAGATGAATCAGGAATCGGTACAGATCGAATCGATCCGGGGTGTCGGCTACAAGCTGGTGACGTCTCCGGTGAAGAAATAG